TCTGCCGAAGAGCCTGTTGTTCTCGGTATGTCGACGGCATTGACCGGACCGACTGCGGAGCTTGGTCGCCGTATGCGTGATGGTGTGCTGCTCGGGCTCGAACGGGCAAATACTGAAGGTGGTGTGTTTGGGCGCCGTCTTGAGTTGCGGGCCTATGACGACGGCTATGAACCGCATCGGGTTGCTCCCAATATGCTGAAACTTGTTGATGACGATCAGGCTCTGGCCATCATTGGCAATGTTGGGACACCAACGGCTATCGCCGCATTGCCGATTATCAAGAGTCGTGGCGTCCCCTTCATTGCGCCGTTTAGTGGAGCGGGACTGCTGCGCAAGAGTCCGCCTGAGCGCTATGTGATCAATTTTCGCGCCAGCTATGTGGAGGAAGTCACTGCAATGATTCGCGGTCTGATCGAACACGGGGCGATCAGGCCGGAAGAAATCGCTTTTTTCACTCAGCGCGATAGTTACGGTGATGCCGGCTACTTCGGCGGCGTTGCTGCCCTGGAGCAGTATGGGCTGAAAGAACAACGCAATATCCTCCATGTCCGCTATGAACGCAATACGCTGGCGGTGGAAAATGCTCTGGCCGATCTAATCTATTCACCACGGGAAATCCGAGCGGTTGTGATGATTGGCGCTTATGCACCCTGCGCTAAA
This is a stretch of genomic DNA from uncultured Desulfuromonas sp.. It encodes these proteins:
- a CDS encoding ABC transporter substrate-binding protein, with amino-acid sequence MGKVLRYSLTFFCSFLCAVMVTVASAEEPVVLGMSTALTGPTAELGRRMRDGVLLGLERANTEGGVFGRRLELRAYDDGYEPHRVAPNMLKLVDDDQALAIIGNVGTPTAIAALPIIKSRGVPFIAPFSGAGLLRKSPPERYVINFRASYVEEVTAMIRGLIEHGAIRPEEIAFFTQRDSYGDAGYFGGVAALEQYGLKEQRNILHVRYERNTLAVENALADLIYSPREIRAVVMIGAYAPCAKFIRLAKEIGLNLLFVNVSFVGSELLLNELGDASEGVIVTQVVPPLLADGAIIVQEYLADFKKFDASGSANYVGLEGYISSRLFLKALNTVKKTPLTREAIVDAFENLGEFDLGLGSPLLLNREQHQACHKIWVTRFVDGNIVPFEWTQLPKVLNSVGREQ